CGCATTCTCGTAGCGCTGCGTTCCGGTGAGAAATGCAACTGCGAGCTTGGCCCTCTTCTCCGTCTCGAGCAATCCAATCTCTCGCGGCATCTGCTGGCGCTCGCGGAGGCCGGACTGGTGACGGCGCGACGGGATGGCGTACGCATGTTGTACCACGTCGCCGATCCGAGCGTTTTTGCGTTGATTGACCTGGCAGGCGAAATGATCAAAAAAGAATTTGCTCATCGCGCCGGATTGCTTGAAATCCTGTAACTGCTGACAATATCAAAAAAGCGCTTGCACTGAAGAATTATAAGAGTATATTATATGCCAATAATGGCATACAGGCATACAACATGATCAACGTTACCGACCTGTTCAAAGCTCTCGGCGACGAGACCCGGCTGCGCCTCGCCCATCTTTTTTTGCAAACAGATAAAGACATTTGCGTCTGTGAGATGGTGGACACGCTGAAACTGCCGCAATACCAGAT
This sequence is a window from Cytophagia bacterium CHB2. Protein-coding genes within it:
- a CDS encoding winged helix-turn-helix transcriptional regulator — its product is MSKTAYDFKAAVFKALAHPNRLRILVALRSGEKCNCELGPLLRLEQSNLSRHLLALAEAGLVTARRDGVRMLYHVADPSVFALIDLAGEMIKKEFAHRAGLLEIL